The Planktothrix sp. FACHB-1365 genome has a segment encoding these proteins:
- a CDS encoding response regulator, translated as MATEQNFPPPRILIIDNHLDTRLLLIELLQPLSLEIREVSQDLVAIQAWKNWQPDLIFIDVQIPTPNGDKITQKIREQESKQANLQGFKPVKIIAISASPFEQGDETVGEIGYDDFIRKPFTETAIFEAISKQIGVEMSYSDNNPRLDETSNSVNSNPEISSASTLGSLAALSSDLIDQLEEAVIRLNSNLIERALVEIRSYDQVLAETLQMFVNDFNHSAIWDLIQAAKLQKQMQQ; from the coding sequence ATGGCTACAGAACAAAATTTCCCTCCTCCTCGAATTTTAATTATTGATAATCATCTTGATACCCGACTTTTGCTTATTGAACTATTACAACCATTAAGTTTAGAAATTCGAGAGGTCAGTCAAGATTTAGTAGCCATTCAAGCATGGAAAAATTGGCAACCCGATCTTATTTTCATTGATGTTCAAATCCCCACACCCAATGGAGATAAAATCACACAAAAAATCCGAGAACAAGAAAGCAAACAAGCAAACTTACAAGGATTTAAACCTGTTAAAATTATTGCGATCAGTGCCAGTCCCTTCGAGCAAGGAGATGAAACGGTTGGAGAAATAGGGTATGATGATTTTATCCGCAAACCTTTTACCGAAACCGCTATTTTTGAAGCAATCAGCAAGCAAATTGGGGTTGAAATGAGTTATAGTGATAACAATCCCAGATTGGACGAAACATCCAACTCTGTAAATTCTAATCCAGAAATTTCGTCCGCATCTACATTAGGAAGTTTAGCTGCTTTGTCTTCAGACTTAATTGATCAGCTAGAGGAAGCCGTCATCCGTCTGAACTCAAATTTAATTGAGCGTGCGTTAGTAGAAATTAGAAGTTACGATCAGGTTTTAGCTGAAACGTTACAAATGTTTGTCAATGATTTTAATCATTCTGCTATATGGGATTTAATTCAAGCCGCGAAGTTACAAAAACAAATGCAACAATGA
- a CDS encoding cytochrome c yields the protein MDNQLAITQIEVLIKRATVVSLVLMVFILGWIFVLPKLQVFDPYVESVLSLKGDPVRGQEIFLYNCAGCHAWQGSSQVGPSLHDVSQRKSEVGIIQQVIGGNTPPMPKFQPNIKEMADLLSYLETL from the coding sequence TTGGATAACCAGCTTGCGATTACACAAATTGAAGTCCTGATTAAACGGGCCACCGTCGTCAGCCTAGTGTTGATGGTTTTTATCCTAGGTTGGATTTTTGTCCTTCCTAAGCTACAGGTTTTTGATCCCTATGTGGAAAGTGTTCTCTCCCTCAAAGGCGACCCGGTAAGGGGACAGGAGATTTTTCTCTATAACTGTGCTGGGTGTCATGCTTGGCAAGGGAGTAGTCAAGTAGGGCCAAGTCTGCATGATGTTTCCCAACGCAAGTCAGAAGTCGGGATTATTCAGCAAGTTATTGGGGGCAATACCCCTCCCATGCCTAAGTTTCAACCCAATATTAAGGAAATGGCTGACCTGTTGAGTTATCTCGAAACCTTATAA